AGACGTCACGGCCACACATCCTGTTCTGCAGATGGATGAGAGCTATTCGCTCGACGTACAGAGCGGCAAGGTCAGCCTCCACGCAAAGACGGTCTTCGGAGCGATGCATGGACTGGAGACCCTTCTACAGCTCGTGCAGACCCAAGGGACCGACTTCTTCTTTCCTGCTGTGCACATCGCGGACACGCCCCGCTTCCCATGGCGTGGCTTGATGCTCGACCCAGGGCGGCGTTTTCTTTCCGTAGAGGAGATTCTTCGCACGCTCGATGGCATGGCTGCTGTGAAGCTGAACGTACTCCACTGGCACCTCACCGAAGACCAGGGCTTTCGCATCGAGAGCAAGCGCTTTCCCAAGCTGCACGAACTAGGTTCCGAGGGCCAGTACTACACGCAGGAACAAGTACGACAGATCATCCAGTACGCCTCCGCGCGTGGAATCCGGATTGTGCCGGAATTTGATATGCCAGGACATTCCACCTCGTGGTTCGTCGGCTATCCCGAACTCGCCGCTCAGCCTGGGCCATATCACGTCGAACATGTAAACCATATCTTCAATGCGGTTATGGACCCCACGCGCGATTCCACCTATAAATTTCTCGACACATTCTTTGGAGAGATGGCTGTGCTCTTCCCGGACGAGTACATGCACATCGGTGGAGACGAGAGCAACGGCAAGGATTGGAGTGCCAATCCAGCGATCGTCCGATTCATGCAGCAGCACAATCTGAAAGACAGCAAAGCGCTGCAGGCGTACTTCAATCTCCGTGTCCAGGTACTGTTGAAGAAGCATGGCAAGCAGATGGTCGGGTGGGATGAGATTCTTCAACCAGAGCTCGCGCAGGACGTCGTCATTCAGAACTGGCACGGGTCCGAGTTCCTGATCAACGGTGCACGCCAAGGGCACCGCGGAATCTTCTCGAAACCCTACTACCTGGATCACATGTATTCCGCCGCAGAGATGTATGCAGCTGACCCGCTACCTGAGGGCAGTCCGCTCTCTGCTGCAGAAGCGAAGCTGGTCCTGGGTGGCGAAGCCTGTATGTGGGGCGAACAGATTGCCACGCTGACTGCGGACTCACGAATCTGGCCGCGCGCTGCCGCTGTGGCAGAGCGTCTCTGGTCTCCGATGACGATACGCGATACCGAAGATATGTACCGGCGTTTGGAGGTTACGTCTCTGCGTCTGGATGCACTGGGCATCACACATCTCTCGACGCCGCAACGCGGCCTGAGACAAC
This genomic stretch from Terriglobus saanensis SP1PR4 harbors:
- a CDS encoding beta-N-acetylhexosaminidase; translation: MHKGHIIFKRLLAVLLGAGLFITAEVHAHAEDVRFVNTLMPQPSQLRLSTGPAKISPEMKTTLHGSSNPLLQQATRRALDRLESMTQVLIDKNLQPTDTATLDIAVEDVTATHPVLQMDESYSLDVQSGKVSLHAKTVFGAMHGLETLLQLVQTQGTDFFFPAVHIADTPRFPWRGLMLDPGRRFLSVEEILRTLDGMAAVKLNVLHWHLTEDQGFRIESKRFPKLHELGSEGQYYTQEQVRQIIQYASARGIRIVPEFDMPGHSTSWFVGYPELAAQPGPYHVEHVNHIFNAVMDPTRDSTYKFLDTFFGEMAVLFPDEYMHIGGDESNGKDWSANPAIVRFMQQHNLKDSKALQAYFNLRVQVLLKKHGKQMVGWDEILQPELAQDVVIQNWHGSEFLINGARQGHRGIFSKPYYLDHMYSAAEMYAADPLPEGSPLSAAEAKLVLGGEACMWGEQIATLTADSRIWPRAAAVAERLWSPMTIRDTEDMYRRLEVTSLRLDALGITHLSTPQRGLRQLAGSDAGAAKLAFFTSLLQPVDFHERGKEQHTSPLTPIGRLVDFTTSDPPSRRLLDAQIHAYLQATDPRMREMHREELMDTFFRWLEVSSDLNTLAANHPLIAEVRVRREELPALASLGIQSIGYLESHTMPSAEWTAAQTGLLSRAAEHKELVDYVVLDSLSVLLNATSRP